In Paenibacillus sp. J23TS9, a single genomic region encodes these proteins:
- a CDS encoding N-acetylglucosamine kinase, with amino-acid sequence MASVKFVAGLDGGGTKTAVTVADEYGVVVKTFTSGAINYNGQDEVSVGASLKEIVETIAQICGGIEHCAEVCIGAAGVSNPNVVSKMTSQVRLHGYHGGLHITGDHETALVGAHRRPYGMILIAGTGSIGLGKNEAGLTHRVGGYGHLIDDEGSGYSIGRDLLSALVQAQDGRIPRTIITDMVYQKLAISSVQEIIGFVYDKRTNKKDIAAIAPILSEACAAGDPAALSIAEKSALSLFQLVIPVAETLSLQKNSLAMAGSVLLKNTFVQSKFRELLIGRYPEMECITPKSDASMGGVYMALQRLKEH; translated from the coding sequence ATGGCATCAGTGAAATTTGTAGCCGGTCTGGATGGCGGGGGTACGAAAACGGCGGTAACCGTCGCTGACGAGTATGGCGTGGTGGTAAAGACGTTTACTTCCGGGGCCATTAACTATAACGGCCAGGATGAAGTAAGTGTCGGCGCAAGCTTAAAGGAAATTGTTGAAACCATTGCACAGATTTGCGGAGGAATCGAGCATTGTGCGGAAGTATGTATTGGAGCTGCCGGCGTAAGCAATCCAAACGTTGTGAGTAAAATGACGTCTCAAGTCAGACTGCATGGATATCACGGCGGTCTGCATATTACGGGTGATCATGAAACGGCATTGGTAGGAGCCCACCGGAGACCATACGGAATGATTCTGATCGCAGGCACAGGGTCCATTGGACTTGGGAAGAACGAAGCCGGCTTAACCCACCGTGTCGGAGGTTATGGGCATCTGATTGATGATGAAGGAAGCGGATACAGCATCGGCCGTGATCTGTTATCCGCACTGGTTCAAGCACAGGATGGCCGTATACCACGGACGATCATCACCGATATGGTGTATCAAAAGCTTGCGATCAGTTCCGTTCAGGAAATCATCGGTTTCGTGTATGATAAGCGCACCAATAAAAAAGACATTGCAGCGATTGCTCCGATACTCTCCGAGGCCTGCGCGGCAGGTGATCCGGCAGCCTTGAGTATTGCGGAAAAGAGTGCTTTGTCGCTATTTCAGCTGGTCATTCCTGTCGCGGAAACTCTTTCCCTTCAGAAGAATAGCCTGGCGATGGCAGGCAGCGTGCTGCTCAAGAATACCTTTGTGCAATCGAAATTCAGGGAATTGCTGATCGGACGCTATCCTGAAATGGAATGTATTACGCCCAAAAGCGATGCATCCATGGGCGGCGTATATATGGCATTACAACGTTTAAAAGAGCATTAG